From Brassica oleracea var. oleracea cultivar TO1000 chromosome C3, BOL, whole genome shotgun sequence, a single genomic window includes:
- the LOC106335694 gene encoding uncharacterized protein LOC106335694: MADYFEEESSYESSQGSDLDEAHQAWSDEEDGCDGSCSDDNYSMSEYGDDPAEAYPEPEPPDYSHGDTSYQGEYEGETESNISFNKGDECHGEETEGDDPEADQEGSWQEEADSEISLEEANEHEENFPKTEEVYEDVDGGEASFQSVKEEVGDESHAEGIPWCEVPYSDQEDEYQDETGSQTSVGNSEKNYGGKPDSQQDVAEEEEALSEAGRNDDQPGYVIFAGHHQGPEPYLCWENDMEHWFDSNQVHEEDKTTIAEDALTEDAFRKWEQDAYWRLAYDEPEATWQEMKELLYEEYVKGAGDELLNQIRVYTNLEPRRLILAKRPNRKAKLKNAHDLKLHQESTLIIKGATEHTTAARVSGVQGVPTPQAKTREISTKPLPKFHEKKKPSKSSKSSKPVEFICYRCHEKGHFAVTCPTRLVVTSNSLEVNLDSTSEVISHLVCKFPTSGIMHLSCPKADYAGLNKDQEDVVSRLKQEEIIPEPDPQEGLKPATRNPLKLVDFSVQAHEESQKV, encoded by the exons ATGGCAGATTACTTTGAGGAAGAGAGTTCTTATGAATCAAGCCAAGGCTCCGATCTTGATGAAGCCCACCAAGCTTGGTCCGATGAAGAGGATGGCTGTGATGGGTCATGTTCTGATGATAACTACTCTATGTCAGAGTATGGAGATGACCCTGCTGAAGCATATCCTGAACCAGAGCCACCTGATTACTCACATGGAGATACCAGCTACCAAGGAGAGTATGAGGGAGAAACTGAATCAAATATCAGTTTCAATAAAGGAGATGAATGCCATGGAGAAGAGACAGAAGGTGATGATCCTGAAGCTGACCAGGAAGGCTCATGGCAAGAGGAAGCTGATTCTGAAATCAGTTTAGAAGAGGCAAATGAGCATGAGGAAAATTTCCCTAAAACGGAAGAAGTCTATGAAGATGTTGATGGAGGAGAAGCAAGTTTCCAATCTGTTAAAGAAGAAGTTGGAGACGAATCTCATGCTGAAGGCATACCCTGGTGTGAAGTACCTTACTCTGACCAGGAGGATGAGTACCAAGACGAAACTGGCTCACAAACCAGTGTAGGAAACTCTGAGAAAAACTATGGAGGAAAGCCAGACTCACAACAAGACGTTGCTGAAGAAGAAGAGGCCTTAAGTGAGGCTGGAAGAAATGATGATCAACCTGGTTACGTCATCTTTGCAGGCCATCATCAAGGACCAGAACCATACTTGTGCTGGGAGAACGATATGGAACATTGGTTTGATTCTAATCAAGTCCATGAAGAGGATAAGACAACCATTGCCGAAGATGCTCTCACTGAAGATGCCTTTAGAAAGTGGGAACAAGATGCTTATTGGCGACTTGCCTACGATGAACCAGAAGCTACTTGGCAAGAAATGAAAGAACTCTTGTATGAAGAATATGTGAAAGGAGCTGGAGATGAGCTGTTGAATCAGATACGGGTCTATACTAATCTTGAACCAAGGCGGCTGATATTGGCAAAAAGGCCAAATCGAAAGGCTAAGCTCAAAAATGCTCACGACCTAAAGCTACACCAGGAGTCTACACTCATCATCAAGGGAGCAACCGAGCATACAACAGCAGCAAGGGTAAGTGGCGTGCAAGGAGTTCCAACTCCACAAGCCAAAACTCGAGAGATAAGTACAAAGCCATTGCCTAAGTTCCATGAGAAGAAGAAACCAAGTAAGTCTTCTAAATCTTCAAAACCAGTAGAATTCATTTGCTATAGGTGTCATGAGAAAGGCCACTTTGCTGTAACCTGTCCAACTAGGCTAGTAGTGACTTCTAATTCACTAGAAGTTAACTTGGATTCAACTAGTGAAGTTATATCTCACTTAGTATGTAAATTTCCTACTTCTGGTATAATGCACTTGTCTTGCCCAAAGGCTGATTATGCAGGTCTAAATAAGGACCAGGAGGACGTGGTTTCAAGGTTAAAACAAGAAGAAATCATCCCTGAACCAGACCCACAAGAAGGACTTAAACCAGCCACTAGAAATCCATTGAAACTAGTAGATTTTTCGGTCCAAGCACATGAGGAG TCCCAAAAGGTGTGA